Genomic DNA from Acidimicrobiales bacterium:
TGGCCCGTCCATCGCCGCACAGCTCCTCGCCGGCCAGTTGCTCCAGCGCTTCGACGACCTTCTCGATGCGAGGCGAGCGACCCTGTTCGACGCCGCTCGCCAGTTCGAGGTCTGGTTCGCCGAAGCACTTCCCGAGTGGCAGGTGCACACTCCCGATGGTGGTCTGACCGTGTGGTCGGCGCTGCCAGGTGACGACGCCTCGGGTTTCGTGGCCGCGCTGGCTGCCGGTGGCGTGTCGGTTCGTGCCGGTGCGTCGTCACGTCCGGACGGGCAGCCGGATCCTCACCTTCGGCTGTGTTTCGACCGTCCGCCGGCGTTGCTCGACGAAGCACTCGACCGCATCGTCGAGGTGTGGAACGCCCGGCGCTGAGTCGCCACCGAGGAGCGGCGCAGCCCGGTCAGGCCGGTCGGACGATCTCGAAGAGGTGCTCGGTCGTGCTGTACCAGTTGCCGGCGTGTCGTCCGACCGCCGCCAGCTTGGCCTGGTCGACTCGCGTTCCGTCGAGCAGGTCGTTGTCGACCCAGAACGCCACGACCTCGCCGACGAAGAGCCAGTTCCCGCCACCCTCGGCACCGATGTGCATGTCATTGACCAGCCGGCACTCGAGCTGCGCCTTGGCCTCGCCCACCCGTTTCGGGGCGATGAAGGCCGAGTCGAGTGGGGTCAGGCCGGCGTGTTCGAACTCGTCGACCGATGCGGGGAGGCTGGCCGAGCTGGCGTTCATGGCCTCGACCGTGGTGTCGGTGACGATGTTGACCGTGAACTCACGGGTCGACTTCACATTGTCGGCGGTGTCTTTGCGGACGCCGTCGCCGTAGCCAGCGGAGAACACGACCATCGGAGGATTGCCCGAGACGGCGTTGAAGAACGAGTAGGGCGCCAGGTTGTGCACGCCGTCGGCCGACACCGAGCCGATCCACCCGATGGGGCGGGGCACCACGAGTCCGGTCAGCAGCTTGTAGGGGTCGGCTCCCTGCAGCTCGGCGACGTCGAATCGGGTCTTGTCTTCCTGCATGCGTTGGAGCGTAGACCACGCGGTCAGATCCACCTCGGGAGCATGGTGGGGTCAGACCAGGGGCCACGGCCAGCGGTGGCCGTCGGTGTCGTCGGCCGGGTACACGCCGGCATCGAGCAAGGCGCGGGCTCGAGTCATCATCGCGTCGACCTCGAAGGCGTCGAGCAGGCAGGCCAACTCGATGGGCGGCCCCGTCTCGAGGAAGGTGTCGATGCTGTCCATCAGCGACTCGGGCACCGGCTCGCCCACGAAGTCCCACATGACGGTGCGCAGCTTGAACTGGGCGTGGAAGGACAATCCGTTGTCGATCCCGTAGATGCGGTTGTCGGGACCGATCAGGCAGTGACCGGATTTGCGGTCGGCGTTGTTCCCGATGATGTCGAGCACGGCGATCGAACGCATGTCGTCCAGCCCGATACCGGCCTCGTGCAAGGTGAAGTAGTGCTGGGCGAAGTCGGCGTCGACGAACGCCTGAAAGGACCCCTCGCCAAACGGCCCGACGGCGATGGTGGTGGGAGGGATGACGTCGAGGTCGAGGGCCCGAGCGAGCCGGTACATCGCCGCCTCCCGCTTGTAGAGACCTTCGGGGAAGTCCCACAGGGGTCGCTCACCCTGGCCCGGCTTGTAGATGGCCTTCTGCTCGATCGGATCGCCGACCTCGTCGTGACCTCGGACCGTGACGAGGAGCGTGGCGTTGGAGCTGTAGGGCATGCGGCCCTCGACCTCGACCTCGCCGGACTCGAACAGCTCGATCAGCTGCTCGGGAGCCAGGTCGAACGGGGTGTCGGGCTCGGTCGGCATCGTTGGGTCAGTTCAACCGCGGGCAGACGTGCCCGTCGGGATCGAGCGGCCCACCACAGATGCGACACGGCGGTCGACTCTGGCTGACCAACTCGTCGACCGTGCGAATGAAGTTTGCCGCCTGGGCGATCGTGATGTTGGCGGTGCAACGAGCACCGCGGTCGTCGAACTCGTCGAACGAGTTGTCGTCGTCTTCGTCGTCGCCCTCGTCGGTGATGACCAGCTCCTCGACGAGGATCATGATCTCGCCGGGCTCGGCCGTGCCGACGGCGATCTGTCCGACGACCCACTGTGGTTCGACGGGGTTGACCAGGGCGATGGGCTGCGGTTCCCCTTCGGGCGTCGGAAGGTCGTCCAGCACGGTGCGCAGGAACGTGGCGAGCGCAATCGCCTGTTGCTTCTCCAGCTTGAACGAAACGTGCTGGTGCTGATCGCCGGCTTGGAGGAAGAAAACCCGCCGTCCCGGCTCACCGATGGCGCCGGCGGTGAAGTGGCTGGCGTTGCGGAAGTCGAAGGAATCAGACATCGGTCTCGCGTTCAGCTCGGGATCAGGGTGGAGAGGTCATCGCCCATCGAGTTGACCGCGAGGATGATCGGGCCGCCCGTGGTGTAGGTGATGGCCGAGATCGAGCACGGCCCGATGACGATGCGTTGGAACAGGTCGAGGTGGGTGCCCATGGCGTGGGCGACAGCGGCCTTGATCGTGTCGGCGTGCGAGGCGCACACGATCGTCTCGCCCGGATGTTTGGCCACGAGTTCGGCGATCTCGTTGGTCATCCGTTGCTGCATCTCGGTGAACGACTCACCGCCGGGGAAGCGGAACCCGCTCGGGTAGCGCTGGACCTGATTCCACTCGGGGAGCTTGTTGAGGTCGACCAGCTTCTTGCCGGTCCAGTCGCCGAAGTCGGCTTCGATGAGACCCTTGCGAACGCGAACTCGCTGTCCGGTGGCCTTGCCGATCGGAGCAGC
This window encodes:
- a CDS encoding flavin reductase family protein, whose translation is MQEDKTRFDVAELQGADPYKLLTGLVVPRPIGWIGSVSADGVHNLAPYSFFNAVSGNPPMVVFSAGYGDGVRKDTADNVKSTREFTVNIVTDTTVEAMNASSASLPASVDEFEHAGLTPLDSAFIAPKRVGEAKAQLECRLVNDMHIGAEGGGNWLFVGEVVAFWVDNDLLDGTRVDQAKLAAVGRHAGNWYSTTEHLFEIVRPA
- a CDS encoding MSMEG_4193 family putative phosphomutase — translated: MAPAPKSPIAKRSSTTKAATRNAATKKAATTASKKKAAAKNAAASSGPKPTTVLLVRHGRTPTTGQVLPGRAKGLHLGDEGVAQAQRAADRIAALGEGKIAAVYSSPMERARETAAPIGKATGQRVRVRKGLIEADFGDWTGKKLVDLNKLPEWNQVQRYPSGFRFPGGESFTEMQQRMTNEIAELVAKHPGETIVCASHADTIKAAVAHAMGTHLDLFQRIVIGPCSISAITYTTGGPIILAVNSMGDDLSTLIPS
- a CDS encoding phosphatidylinositol kinase; translated protein: MPTEPDTPFDLAPEQLIELFESGEVEVEGRMPYSSNATLLVTVRGHDEVGDPIEQKAIYKPGQGERPLWDFPEGLYKREAAMYRLARALDLDVIPPTTIAVGPFGEGSFQAFVDADFAQHYFTLHEAGIGLDDMRSIAVLDIIGNNADRKSGHCLIGPDNRIYGIDNGLSFHAQFKLRTVMWDFVGEPVPESLMDSIDTFLETGPPIELACLLDAFEVDAMMTRARALLDAGVYPADDTDGHRWPWPLV
- a CDS encoding DUF3090 family protein; the encoded protein is MSDSFDFRNASHFTAGAIGEPGRRVFFLQAGDQHQHVSFKLEKQQAIALATFLRTVLDDLPTPEGEPQPIALVNPVEPQWVVGQIAVGTAEPGEIMILVEELVITDEGDDEDDDNSFDEFDDRGARCTANITIAQAANFIRTVDELVSQSRPPCRICGGPLDPDGHVCPRLN